The proteins below are encoded in one region of Patescibacteria group bacterium:
- a CDS encoding glycine--tRNA ligase, which translates to MENKMEKIVSLAKRRGFIYPGSDIYGGLAGTWDYGPLGVELKNNVKDLWWRMFVKEREDMYGVDAAILMNSKVWEASGHVSGFSDPLVECKKCHKRFRADHLEDDKCPVCGGELTKERQFNMMFKTQIGAMEDSAAISYLRPETAQGIFVNFKNIVDSFHPKIPFGVGQIGKAFRNEITPRDFIFRVRELEQMEVEYFIHPALWEKYFDMWKNIMWKWIEAVGIKKESVHEHEIEDGERAHYSKRTIDFEFDYPFGRKELYGLAYRTDYDLGKHSEHSGVALDYTDEETKEKFIPHVIEPSLGLDRTILAVLIDAYTEDELGGEPRIFLRLKPHIAPVKVAVFPLLKNKPELVAKAREVYSMIKKEVPQIMFDSNGNIGKRYRRQDEIGTPYCITVDFDTLEDGTVTLRDRDTGKQDRIKISEITASLKEKINFI; encoded by the coding sequence ATGGAAAATAAAATGGAAAAAATAGTATCTTTGGCAAAACGGCGCGGGTTTATATACCCTGGTTCTGATATTTATGGAGGACTTGCCGGCACGTGGGATTATGGACCGTTGGGCGTTGAGCTTAAAAATAATGTGAAGGATCTATGGTGGAGGATGTTCGTGAAAGAGCGCGAAGATATGTATGGCGTGGACGCGGCGATTCTGATGAATTCAAAAGTATGGGAAGCGTCAGGGCATGTTTCCGGTTTTTCAGACCCTCTTGTAGAATGCAAGAAATGCCACAAGCGCTTTAGAGCTGATCATTTGGAAGATGATAAATGCCCTGTCTGCGGAGGCGAACTTACTAAAGAACGTCAATTTAATATGATGTTTAAAACTCAAATTGGCGCTATGGAGGACAGTGCCGCAATCTCATATTTGCGGCCTGAGACAGCGCAGGGAATTTTTGTAAATTTTAAAAATATTGTTGACTCATTTCACCCAAAGATTCCTTTTGGTGTCGGACAGATAGGCAAAGCGTTTCGCAATGAAATTACTCCGCGCGATTTTATTTTCCGCGTGCGTGAGCTTGAACAGATGGAAGTGGAATATTTCATACACCCTGCTCTATGGGAAAAATATTTTGATATGTGGAAGAATATTATGTGGAAGTGGATAGAAGCAGTGGGTATTAAAAAAGAGAGCGTGCATGAGCATGAGATAGAAGATGGGGAACGCGCGCATTATTCAAAACGAACAATTGATTTTGAATTTGATTATCCGTTTGGCAGGAAAGAGCTTTATGGTCTTGCGTATCGCACTGATTATGATTTGGGTAAGCATAGCGAACACTCTGGCGTGGCTCTTGATTATACTGATGAAGAGACGAAAGAGAAATTCATTCCTCATGTAATTGAGCCGTCACTTGGTCTTGACCGGACTATTCTTGCTGTATTAATTGACGCATATACGGAAGATGAGTTAGGAGGCGAGCCTCGCATTTTCCTTAGACTTAAGCCTCATATTGCCCCTGTAAAGGTAGCTGTATTCCCGCTTCTCAAAAACAAGCCTGAACTTGTAGCTAAGGCGCGCGAGGTTTACAGTATGATTAAAAAAGAAGTTCCGCAGATAATGTTTGATAGTAACGGCAACATCGGCAAAAGATACAGAAGACAAGACGAGATAGGGACACCTTATTGTATAACTGTGGATTTTGACACATTGGAAGACGGCACTGTAACCTTAAGAGACAGAGACACTGGGAAGCAAGATCGTATAAAGATTTCTGAAATAACTGCATCGTTGAAAGAAAAAATTAATTTTATTTAG